One genomic segment of Linepithema humile isolate Giens D197 chromosome 5, Lhum_UNIL_v1.0, whole genome shotgun sequence includes these proteins:
- the LOC105675397 gene encoding lysine-specific demethylase 4C-like isoform X2, which produces MVYAKNNKKGIPRILVFRPTYEEFKDFTKYVEYMESQGAHKAGLAKVIPPSEWVPRKEGYNLDDLNLIIPAPICQVVNGKQGLYQQINIQKKPMTVKEYSRLATSDRYSTPRHFDYEDLERKYWKNITYIAPIYGADVSGSLTDPDVKEWNINHLGTILDYVNKDYGISIDGVNTAYLYFGMWKTTFAWHTEDMDLYSINYLHFGAPKTWYAIPPEHGRRLERLASGFFQASHQNCQAFLRHKMTLISPQILKQYSIPYNRITQEAGEIMITFPYGYHAGFNHGFNCAESTNFAAPRWVEYGKRAMQCTCSKDMVKISMDTFVKRFQPERYDLWLRGEDIGPHPEDPRQTAAPMPSQMDLLCSNNSDGQLPQSYLNAVPKNKRHMIHGKKKIIANPGVDVEDIMNNADIPADVKKAIQDLEYEELDDAPDEQQLEVLEDIWLKAGEMEVDEATVYDDGYNRKKSRKRKKKQNVNKERKPKSASKSKKETNKIHIQNMDQVQMKTELDDIVFEDTSQENNDEFLVPQGNYNDSIIIENDPVDDPLKLEDDISEYEKPTKRRRTQKSKSSEQKKSKSRPYVPKSRRKDVNKSFTSHTSTLNDKIRCKNIILPDLRVHIEDIANNQGKISALSGNVLLNNELNTTIDKNITTITTTNDGESPNLTYVHKEPETLINSPTESKATICSLSNIQSDSSKTTYANTDFTKNVYATVQSTNSGCQNESAKVTPIIRLKQSTCTNHKNVDATSTEDKSVSTNSTRNLIKAPRLTVLPDLFSIKLLPKLQPENTAGNQDSTATNTSKPWSVQEPKPIPATNMLFLSKPTFNNHNLPVLQNEAQFVANNNTAKSLMQARLEKFQLTRLPADTAITQVTQVPNLRTIFPRNLCQPFNPRNTNTEIKLVDKEMSTSNGSKEEAKKFWENSANHSSTSKAQISAVNKSGYVQIPSFPNLLTSLEPNTFQTKYDATKPNTMFVSRSPTIYPSAQIIPVGIKRTYSQNTAGSVPTIDQSCIPALIPSKRPNTRPNTAILKITPSTSHQKSRKEYTRKKSSAKDAKNKSSSNANPPQAITANISIGTQVDNPINVVTSLPNTNNFPSRGAVYSNSHPSIEKNPAAIDDLAQHTGSECSSISDNKTPSQNLLQQFNYPNLSISIKQNRTSSYKRKSKEKSKKATTRRKEPATVILAAGIAQDQSSSTETNSTMDVQPNSSQSTSVIPGHISDMIHPNVPNSDLLKAFNNYWSAQISHCAVCATFALCSSGSSKMMPPDWKYCESTDLPENSPIWVSSSIFAANSKEQAVEPENKKLLRCRECHVTVHASCYGITILPTDVRNWACDRCKAGRNDVMCCLCPMFGGPLKRTSDSRWAHILCTLMVPGATFKDAINKDPINVLTINTDTCHKRCCFCGLDGGACLTCNQCTKAFHPSCGLVAGATFIIPVYNSQEIQVTCNGHDKGKEKVVRQIRQGEIVWAKHRNTRYYQAKVQSIQDILFYMVTFNDNSFSDDLYPSDITNYDPGNIPALGAAVTVNWTDGQTYNGVFEGTNHRIMFTVTFEDGSQLVLKRNEIYSLQEDMPKRVRSRLSVATEMKHRSHLYGSADETKAQRKLTDVFNDEDYNYTSVSC; this is translated from the exons ATGGTTTATGcgaaaaacaacaaaaagGGGATACCTCGCATACTGGTCTTTAGGCCAACGTATgaagaatttaaagattttaccAAATATGTGGAGTACATGGAAAGTCAGGGTGCTCATAAGGCTGGTTTGGCGAAAGTGATTCCACCATCTGAATGGGTGCCGAGGAAGGAAGGCTATAACTTGGACGATTTGAATCTCATTATCCCAGCGCCAATTTGCCAAGTTGTCAATGGAAAACAAGGCCTTTATCAACAAATCAATATTCAGAAGAAGCCGATGACTGTCAAGGAATATAGTAGATTAGCCACTTCTGACCGTTACTCCACCCCTCGTCACTTTGATTACGAGGATTTGGAAAGGAAGTACTGGAAGAATATAACGTACATAGCGCCGATATACGGCGCAGACGTGTCAGGTTCTTTGACCGACCCCGACGTAAAGGAGTGGAACATCAATCATTTAGGAACAATTTTGGATTACGTCAACAAAGATTATGGCATATCCATCGATGGTGTCAATACGGCTTACCTGTATTTTGGAATGTGGAAAACCACATTCGCCTGGCACACGGAGGATATGGATCTGTATtccataaattatttgcattttggTGCGCCGAAAACGTGGTACGCTATACCGCCGGAACACGGACGTAGATTGGAGAGATTAGCCAGTGGCTTTTTTCAAGCGAGTCATCAGAATTGCCAGGCCTTCCTACGTCACAAAATGACTCTGATATCTccacaaatattaaaacaatactCCATCCCGTATAATAGA ATAACGCAAGAGGCTGGAGAAATAATGATTACCTTTCCATACGGCTACCATGCCGGTTTTAATCATGGATTTAATTGCGCTGAATCCACCAACTTTGCGGCACCTAGATGGGTAGAATATGGAAAGAGAGCTATGCAATGTACCTGCAGTAAAGACATGGTTAAAATATCCATGGATACTTTTGTTAAACGATTTCAACCAGAGAG ATATGATTTGTGGCTACGTGGTGAGGACATCGGTCCCCATCCTGAGGATCCTAGGCAAACCGCTGCACCAATGCCATCGCAGATGGATCTGTTATGTAGTAATAATAGCGATGGCCAATTACCACAAAGCTACCTCAACGCAGTACCAAAAAATAAGCGTCATATGATTCacgggaaaaaaaagatcataGCGAATCCGGGTGTTGACGTGGAAGATATCATGAACAATGCGGATATTCCCGCGGATGTCAAAAAAGCCATACAAGATCTTGAGTATGAGGAATTGGATGATGCTCCGGACGAACAACAGCTGGAGGTCCTGGAAGATATTTGGTTAAAAGCAGGAGAGATGg AGGTTGATGAGGCAACTGTATACGATGATGGCTACAATCGCAAGaaaagcagaaaaagaaagaaaaaacaaaatgtgaaTAAGGAGAGGAAACCGAAGAGTGCGTCAAAATCTAAGAAGGAAACCAACAAAATTCATATACAGAATATGGATCAAGTTCAGATGAAGACCGAACTCGATGATATAGTTTTCGAAGACACATCCCAGGAAAATAACGACGAATTCCTGGTGCCCCAAGGGAATTACAATGacagtattattattgaaaatgatCCCGTGGACGATCCTCTAAAGCTAGAGGATGACATTTCAGAATACGAGAAACCTACCAAAAGGAGAAGGACTCAGAAATCGAAATCCAGCGAGcagaaaaaatcaaaatcgaGACCTTACGTACCTAAAAGTAGACGCAAAGACGTTAATAAATCGTTCACTAGTCATACGTCAactttaaatgataaaatccggtgtaaaaatataatactaccTGATCTTCGTGTTCATATAGAAGATATTGCTAATAACCAAGGAAAGATTAGTGCATTGTCTGGAAATGTATTACTTAATAACGAGCTTAACACAAcaattgacaaaaatataaccACTATAACTACGACCAACGATGGTGAAAGTCCAAATCTTACGTACGTTCATAAAGAGCCGGAAACACTGATAAATAGTCCAACGGAAAGCAAGGCAACCATCTGTTCGTTGTCGAACATTCAAAGTGATTCTTCTAAAACGACGTATGCGAATACAGATTTTACGAAGAACGTCTATGCCACTGTGCAAAGTACAAATTCTGGATGTCAGAACGAAAGTGCGAAAGTAACTCCGATCATCCGCCTAAAACAATCAACGTGTACAAATCACAAGAACGTAGACGCAACATCCACGGAAGATAAGTCAGTTAGTACGAATAGCACTCGAAACTTGATAAAAGCACCTCGATTAACTGTGCTACCTGATTTATTCTCGATTAAGCTTCTTCCCAAATTGCAACCTGAAAACACCGCTGGAAATCAAGATTCGACTGCGACGAATACATCGAAGCCTTGGAGCGTGCAGGAACCGAAACCGATACCAGCGACGAATATGTTATTCTTATCGAAACCAACCTTCAACAATCACAATCTCCCGGTTTTGCAAAATGAAGCACAGTTTGTCGCGAACAATAACACAGCCAAAAGTTTGATGCAAGCGCGATTAGAGAAATTTCAGTTAACACGACTTCCAGCCGACACTGCCATCACTCAAGTCACTCAAGTTCCTAATTTAAGAACGATCTTTCCTCGTAACTTATGTCAGCCATTTAATCCACGTAACACGAACACCGAGATCAAACTTGTGGATAAGGAAATGTCTACGAGCAACGGATCCAAGGAAGAGGCAAAGAAATTTTGGGAGAACAGCGCAAATCATTCAAGTACTTCTAAAGCTCAAATATCTGCAGTGAATAAGTCAGGCTATGTACAAATTCCCTCATTTCCAAATTTGTTAACTTCCTTGGAACCAAATACGTTCCAAACCAAATACGATGCAACAAAACCAAATACGATGTTCGTGTCGCGCTCTCCCACGATTTATCCTTCCGCTCAAATCATACCTGTTGGCATCAAGAGGACATATTCGCAAAACACTGCGGGTAGCGTGCCGACGATCGACCAAAGTTGTATTCCGGCCTTAATTCCAAGCAAAAGGCCAAACACGAGGCCAAACACAGCGATATTGAAAATTACCCCGTCCACGTCGCATCAAAAGTCGCGTAAAGAATATACGCGCAAGAAATCATCGGCGAAGGATGCGAAGAATAAATCGAGTAGTAACGCAAATCCACCTCAAGCGATCACCGCGAACATTTCCATCGGAACGCAAGTTGACAATCCAATTAACGTGGTGACCAGTTTGCCAAATACGAATAATTTCCCATCACGAGGCGCAGTGTATTCGAACAGCCATCCTTCAATCGAGAAAAATCCGGCTGCAATTGACGATCTTGCGCAACACACCGGGAGCGAATGCTCGAGTATATCCGACAATAAGACACCGTCACAAAACTTACTTCAGCAATTTAATTATCCAAATCTATCAATATCTATCAAACAAAACAGAACATCCAGCTACAAAAGAAAATCCAAAGAAAAATCGAAGAAAGCTACGACAAGGAGAAAGGAACCAGCGACTGTGATTCTTGCAGCCGGAATTGCGCAGGATCAATCCTCGTCAACGGAAACTAATTCAACGATGGATGTACAACCCAACAGTTCCCAATCGACGTCTGTCATACCGGGACACATCTCCGACATGATTCATCCGAATGTACCAAATAGCGATTTGTTGAAGGCgttcaataattattggaGCGCTCAAATTTCGCACTGTGCTGTTTGCGCCACTTTTGCCTTATGTTCAAGCGGGAGCAGTAAGATGATGCCACCTGACTGGAAGTATTGCGAGTCAACCGACCTGCCTGAAAATTCACCAATATGG GTGTCGTCCAGCATTTTTGCGGCGAATTCCAAGGAACAAGCCGTCGAACCAGAAAACAAGAAACTTTTACGATGTAGAGAATGCCACGTGACTGTCCACGCGTCTTGCTATGGTATAACAATATTACCCACGGATGTTCGAAATTGGGCCTGTGACAGATGTAAAGCCGGCAGAAACGATGTG atGTGTTGTTTGTGCCCGATGTTCGGCGGACCTCTGAAACGAACCAGCGACAGCAGGTGGGCGCACATCTTGTGCACGCTCATGGTGCCGGGAGCGACTTTCAAAGATGCAATAAACAAGGATCCTATCAATGTGTTAACGATTAACACGGACACGTGTCATAAGAGATGTTGCTTCTGCGGACTGGACGGTGGCGCCTGTCTGACGTGCAATCAGTGTACCAAAGCGTTTCATCCTTCTTGCGGTCTCGTGGCGGGCGCCACGTTTATCATACCGGTGTACAACTCGCAGGAGATTCAG GTAACATGCAACGGGCACGACAAGGGAAAAGAGAAGGTGGTCCGGCAGATTCGGCAGGGGGAAATTGTTTGGGCGAAACATCGAAACACTCGGTACTATCAAGCCAAAGTGCAATCCATTCAAGACATCCTCTTCTACATGGTCACTTTTAATGATAACAGCTTCAGCGATGATCTGTATCCCTCAGATATCACC AATTACGATCCTGGCAACATCCCCGCACTTGGAGCAGCGGTAACTGTAAATTGGACGGACGGGCAAACGTACAACGGTGTCTTCGAAGGTACAAATCATCGAATAATGTTTACT GTAACTTTCGAAGATGGCTCTCAACTTGTATTAAAGCGCAATGAAATTTACAGTTTACAAGAAGATATGCCAAAACGAGTACGTTCTCGTCTG TCTGTTGCGACTGAAATGAAGCATCGATCTCATCTTTATGGCAGTGCTGATGAAACAAAGGCGCAAAGAAAG TTAACCGATGTCTTCAACGAcgaagattataattatacatctgTTTCATGTTAA
- the LOC105675397 gene encoding lysine-specific demethylase 4C-like isoform X1 — protein MVYAKNNKKGIPRILVFRPTYEEFKDFTKYVEYMESQGAHKAGLAKVIPPSEWVPRKEGYNLDDLNLIIPAPICQVVNGKQGLYQQINIQKKPMTVKEYSRLATSDRYSTPRHFDYEDLERKYWKNITYIAPIYGADVSGSLTDPDVKEWNINHLGTILDYVNKDYGISIDGVNTAYLYFGMWKTTFAWHTEDMDLYSINYLHFGAPKTWYAIPPEHGRRLERLASGFFQASHQNCQAFLRHKMTLISPQILKQYSIPYNRITQEAGEIMITFPYGYHAGFNHGFNCAESTNFAAPRWVEYGKRAMQCTCSKDMVKISMDTFVKRFQPERYDLWLRGEDIGPHPEDPRQTAAPMPSQMDLLCSNNSDGQLPQSYLNAVPKNKRHMIHGKKKIIANPGVDVEDIMNNADIPADVKKAIQDLEYEELDDAPDEQQLEVLEDIWLKAGEMEVDEATVYDDGYNRKKSRKRKKKQNVNKERKPKSASKSKKETNKIHIQNMDQVQMKTELDDIVFEDTSQENNDEFLVPQGNYNDSIIIENDPVDDPLKLEDDISEYEKPTKRRRTQKSKSSEQKKSKSRPYVPKSRRKDVNKSFTSHTSTLNDKIRCKNIILPDLRVHIEDIANNQGKISALSGNVLLNNELNTTIDKNITTITTTNDGESPNLTYVHKEPETLINSPTESKATICSLSNIQSDSSKTTYANTDFTKNVYATVQSTNSGCQNESAKVTPIIRLKQSTCTNHKNVDATSTEDKSVSTNSTRNLIKAPRLTVLPDLFSIKLLPKLQPENTAGNQDSTATNTSKPWSVQEPKPIPATNMLFLSKPTFNNHNLPVLQNEAQFVANNNTAKSLMQARLEKFQLTRLPADTAITQVTQVPNLRTIFPRNLCQPFNPRNTNTEIKLVDKEMSTSNGSKEEAKKFWENSANHSSTSKAQISAVNKSGYVQIPSFPNLLTSLEPNTFQTKYDATKPNTMFVSRSPTIYPSAQIIPVGIKRTYSQNTAGSVPTIDQSCIPALIPSKRPNTRPNTAILKITPSTSHQKSRKEYTRKKSSAKDAKNKSSSNANPPQAITANISIGTQVDNPINVVTSLPNTNNFPSRGAVYSNSHPSIEKNPAAIDDLAQHTGSECSSISDNKTPSQNLLQQFNYPNLSISIKQNRTSSYKRKSKEKSKKATTRRKEPATVILAAGIAQDQSSSTETNSTMDVQPNSSQSTSVIPGHISDMIHPNVPNSDLLKAFNNYWSAQISHCAVCATFALCSSGSSKMMPPDWKYCESTDLPENSPIWVSSSIFAANSKEQAVEPENKKLLRCRECHVTVHASCYGITILPTDVRNWACDRCKAGRNDVMCCLCPMFGGPLKRTSDSRWAHILCTLMVPGATFKDAINKDPINVLTINTDTCHKRCCFCGLDGGACLTCNQCTKAFHPSCGLVAGATFIIPVYNSQEIQVTCNGHDKGKEKVVRQIRQGEIVWAKHRNTRYYQAKVQSIQDILFYMVTFNDNSFSDDLYPSDITNYDPGNIPALGAAVTVNWTDGQTYNGVFEGTNHRIMFTVTFEDGSQLVLKRNEIYSLQEDMPKRVRSRLSVATEMKHRSHLYGSADETKAQRKVKHSKKYNRAEIYQRFDVNNYRRKKA, from the exons ATGGTTTATGcgaaaaacaacaaaaagGGGATACCTCGCATACTGGTCTTTAGGCCAACGTATgaagaatttaaagattttaccAAATATGTGGAGTACATGGAAAGTCAGGGTGCTCATAAGGCTGGTTTGGCGAAAGTGATTCCACCATCTGAATGGGTGCCGAGGAAGGAAGGCTATAACTTGGACGATTTGAATCTCATTATCCCAGCGCCAATTTGCCAAGTTGTCAATGGAAAACAAGGCCTTTATCAACAAATCAATATTCAGAAGAAGCCGATGACTGTCAAGGAATATAGTAGATTAGCCACTTCTGACCGTTACTCCACCCCTCGTCACTTTGATTACGAGGATTTGGAAAGGAAGTACTGGAAGAATATAACGTACATAGCGCCGATATACGGCGCAGACGTGTCAGGTTCTTTGACCGACCCCGACGTAAAGGAGTGGAACATCAATCATTTAGGAACAATTTTGGATTACGTCAACAAAGATTATGGCATATCCATCGATGGTGTCAATACGGCTTACCTGTATTTTGGAATGTGGAAAACCACATTCGCCTGGCACACGGAGGATATGGATCTGTATtccataaattatttgcattttggTGCGCCGAAAACGTGGTACGCTATACCGCCGGAACACGGACGTAGATTGGAGAGATTAGCCAGTGGCTTTTTTCAAGCGAGTCATCAGAATTGCCAGGCCTTCCTACGTCACAAAATGACTCTGATATCTccacaaatattaaaacaatactCCATCCCGTATAATAGA ATAACGCAAGAGGCTGGAGAAATAATGATTACCTTTCCATACGGCTACCATGCCGGTTTTAATCATGGATTTAATTGCGCTGAATCCACCAACTTTGCGGCACCTAGATGGGTAGAATATGGAAAGAGAGCTATGCAATGTACCTGCAGTAAAGACATGGTTAAAATATCCATGGATACTTTTGTTAAACGATTTCAACCAGAGAG ATATGATTTGTGGCTACGTGGTGAGGACATCGGTCCCCATCCTGAGGATCCTAGGCAAACCGCTGCACCAATGCCATCGCAGATGGATCTGTTATGTAGTAATAATAGCGATGGCCAATTACCACAAAGCTACCTCAACGCAGTACCAAAAAATAAGCGTCATATGATTCacgggaaaaaaaagatcataGCGAATCCGGGTGTTGACGTGGAAGATATCATGAACAATGCGGATATTCCCGCGGATGTCAAAAAAGCCATACAAGATCTTGAGTATGAGGAATTGGATGATGCTCCGGACGAACAACAGCTGGAGGTCCTGGAAGATATTTGGTTAAAAGCAGGAGAGATGg AGGTTGATGAGGCAACTGTATACGATGATGGCTACAATCGCAAGaaaagcagaaaaagaaagaaaaaacaaaatgtgaaTAAGGAGAGGAAACCGAAGAGTGCGTCAAAATCTAAGAAGGAAACCAACAAAATTCATATACAGAATATGGATCAAGTTCAGATGAAGACCGAACTCGATGATATAGTTTTCGAAGACACATCCCAGGAAAATAACGACGAATTCCTGGTGCCCCAAGGGAATTACAATGacagtattattattgaaaatgatCCCGTGGACGATCCTCTAAAGCTAGAGGATGACATTTCAGAATACGAGAAACCTACCAAAAGGAGAAGGACTCAGAAATCGAAATCCAGCGAGcagaaaaaatcaaaatcgaGACCTTACGTACCTAAAAGTAGACGCAAAGACGTTAATAAATCGTTCACTAGTCATACGTCAactttaaatgataaaatccggtgtaaaaatataatactaccTGATCTTCGTGTTCATATAGAAGATATTGCTAATAACCAAGGAAAGATTAGTGCATTGTCTGGAAATGTATTACTTAATAACGAGCTTAACACAAcaattgacaaaaatataaccACTATAACTACGACCAACGATGGTGAAAGTCCAAATCTTACGTACGTTCATAAAGAGCCGGAAACACTGATAAATAGTCCAACGGAAAGCAAGGCAACCATCTGTTCGTTGTCGAACATTCAAAGTGATTCTTCTAAAACGACGTATGCGAATACAGATTTTACGAAGAACGTCTATGCCACTGTGCAAAGTACAAATTCTGGATGTCAGAACGAAAGTGCGAAAGTAACTCCGATCATCCGCCTAAAACAATCAACGTGTACAAATCACAAGAACGTAGACGCAACATCCACGGAAGATAAGTCAGTTAGTACGAATAGCACTCGAAACTTGATAAAAGCACCTCGATTAACTGTGCTACCTGATTTATTCTCGATTAAGCTTCTTCCCAAATTGCAACCTGAAAACACCGCTGGAAATCAAGATTCGACTGCGACGAATACATCGAAGCCTTGGAGCGTGCAGGAACCGAAACCGATACCAGCGACGAATATGTTATTCTTATCGAAACCAACCTTCAACAATCACAATCTCCCGGTTTTGCAAAATGAAGCACAGTTTGTCGCGAACAATAACACAGCCAAAAGTTTGATGCAAGCGCGATTAGAGAAATTTCAGTTAACACGACTTCCAGCCGACACTGCCATCACTCAAGTCACTCAAGTTCCTAATTTAAGAACGATCTTTCCTCGTAACTTATGTCAGCCATTTAATCCACGTAACACGAACACCGAGATCAAACTTGTGGATAAGGAAATGTCTACGAGCAACGGATCCAAGGAAGAGGCAAAGAAATTTTGGGAGAACAGCGCAAATCATTCAAGTACTTCTAAAGCTCAAATATCTGCAGTGAATAAGTCAGGCTATGTACAAATTCCCTCATTTCCAAATTTGTTAACTTCCTTGGAACCAAATACGTTCCAAACCAAATACGATGCAACAAAACCAAATACGATGTTCGTGTCGCGCTCTCCCACGATTTATCCTTCCGCTCAAATCATACCTGTTGGCATCAAGAGGACATATTCGCAAAACACTGCGGGTAGCGTGCCGACGATCGACCAAAGTTGTATTCCGGCCTTAATTCCAAGCAAAAGGCCAAACACGAGGCCAAACACAGCGATATTGAAAATTACCCCGTCCACGTCGCATCAAAAGTCGCGTAAAGAATATACGCGCAAGAAATCATCGGCGAAGGATGCGAAGAATAAATCGAGTAGTAACGCAAATCCACCTCAAGCGATCACCGCGAACATTTCCATCGGAACGCAAGTTGACAATCCAATTAACGTGGTGACCAGTTTGCCAAATACGAATAATTTCCCATCACGAGGCGCAGTGTATTCGAACAGCCATCCTTCAATCGAGAAAAATCCGGCTGCAATTGACGATCTTGCGCAACACACCGGGAGCGAATGCTCGAGTATATCCGACAATAAGACACCGTCACAAAACTTACTTCAGCAATTTAATTATCCAAATCTATCAATATCTATCAAACAAAACAGAACATCCAGCTACAAAAGAAAATCCAAAGAAAAATCGAAGAAAGCTACGACAAGGAGAAAGGAACCAGCGACTGTGATTCTTGCAGCCGGAATTGCGCAGGATCAATCCTCGTCAACGGAAACTAATTCAACGATGGATGTACAACCCAACAGTTCCCAATCGACGTCTGTCATACCGGGACACATCTCCGACATGATTCATCCGAATGTACCAAATAGCGATTTGTTGAAGGCgttcaataattattggaGCGCTCAAATTTCGCACTGTGCTGTTTGCGCCACTTTTGCCTTATGTTCAAGCGGGAGCAGTAAGATGATGCCACCTGACTGGAAGTATTGCGAGTCAACCGACCTGCCTGAAAATTCACCAATATGG GTGTCGTCCAGCATTTTTGCGGCGAATTCCAAGGAACAAGCCGTCGAACCAGAAAACAAGAAACTTTTACGATGTAGAGAATGCCACGTGACTGTCCACGCGTCTTGCTATGGTATAACAATATTACCCACGGATGTTCGAAATTGGGCCTGTGACAGATGTAAAGCCGGCAGAAACGATGTG atGTGTTGTTTGTGCCCGATGTTCGGCGGACCTCTGAAACGAACCAGCGACAGCAGGTGGGCGCACATCTTGTGCACGCTCATGGTGCCGGGAGCGACTTTCAAAGATGCAATAAACAAGGATCCTATCAATGTGTTAACGATTAACACGGACACGTGTCATAAGAGATGTTGCTTCTGCGGACTGGACGGTGGCGCCTGTCTGACGTGCAATCAGTGTACCAAAGCGTTTCATCCTTCTTGCGGTCTCGTGGCGGGCGCCACGTTTATCATACCGGTGTACAACTCGCAGGAGATTCAG GTAACATGCAACGGGCACGACAAGGGAAAAGAGAAGGTGGTCCGGCAGATTCGGCAGGGGGAAATTGTTTGGGCGAAACATCGAAACACTCGGTACTATCAAGCCAAAGTGCAATCCATTCAAGACATCCTCTTCTACATGGTCACTTTTAATGATAACAGCTTCAGCGATGATCTGTATCCCTCAGATATCACC AATTACGATCCTGGCAACATCCCCGCACTTGGAGCAGCGGTAACTGTAAATTGGACGGACGGGCAAACGTACAACGGTGTCTTCGAAGGTACAAATCATCGAATAATGTTTACT GTAACTTTCGAAGATGGCTCTCAACTTGTATTAAAGCGCAATGAAATTTACAGTTTACAAGAAGATATGCCAAAACGAGTACGTTCTCGTCTG TCTGTTGCGACTGAAATGAAGCATCGATCTCATCTTTATGGCAGTGCTGATGAAACAAAGGCGCAAAGAAAGGTGAAACactcgaaaaaatataatcgagCAGAGATATATCAAAGATtcgatgtaaataattatcggaGAAAGAAAGCATAG